A single Tuberibacillus sp. Marseille-P3662 DNA region contains:
- the speD gene encoding adenosylmethionine decarboxylase — METSGLPGKHHIVECWQCNIELLNDIHFIEKMMVKAAMIAGAELREVTFHQFAPQGISGAVLISESHLTIHTYPENGYAAVDVFTCGERMEPMVAINHITEQLAAKNKDVLLIERGGGQILKAARP; from the coding sequence ATGGAAACGTCAGGATTGCCGGGAAAACACCATATTGTCGAGTGCTGGCAATGCAATATAGAATTATTGAATGATATTCATTTCATAGAAAAAATGATGGTCAAGGCAGCAATGATTGCAGGTGCTGAGCTCAGGGAAGTAACGTTTCACCAATTCGCTCCGCAGGGGATTAGCGGTGCTGTCTTGATTTCTGAATCCCATTTGACCATTCATACGTATCCGGAAAATGGTTATGCAGCTGTTGATGTCTTTACATGTGGGGAGCGGATGGAACCCATGGTTGCGATCAATCATATCACTGAACAGTTAGCAGCAAAAAATAAGGATGTTCTTTTAATTGAGCGTGGGGGCGGGCAGATACTGAAGGCAGCACGTCCATAA
- the nrdR gene encoding transcriptional regulator NrdR, translating to MRCPNCHENGTKVLDSRPSGDGHSIRRRRECPVCHYRFTTFETLEEIPLIVVKKGDEREAFNRDKMLRGLIKSCEKRPVPLESLEKVVNHVEQELRSGGISEVNSAEIGELVMGELSKIDEVAYVRFASVYRQFKDINVFIDELEDLLKKNQQSD from the coding sequence ATGCGTTGTCCCAATTGTCATGAGAACGGTACGAAAGTACTTGACTCCCGCCCGTCAGGTGACGGCCATTCAATTAGGCGCCGCCGGGAATGCCCCGTTTGTCATTACCGGTTTACAACATTTGAAACCTTGGAAGAAATTCCATTAATTGTTGTTAAAAAAGGTGATGAACGAGAAGCTTTTAACAGGGACAAAATGCTCCGAGGCTTGATTAAGTCTTGTGAAAAACGTCCCGTTCCATTGGAGAGTCTTGAAAAAGTCGTTAATCATGTTGAACAGGAATTGAGAAGCGGCGGCATTTCCGAAGTTAATAGCGCTGAAATCGGTGAGCTTGTTATGGGAGAACTTTCTAAAATTGATGAAGTAGCTTATGTGCGCTTTGCATCGGTATATCGGCAGTTTAAAGACATTAATGTCTTCATTGATGAATTAGAAGATTTATTGAAAAAGAACCAGCAGTCTGATTAA
- a CDS encoding cytosolic protein, producing MFSRHIETGEALADQQLQTRYYKTTKDKLFSHILDDIAKDTKMTLIGESKDRGEISIQYNSVRKSFLVLTIISVRPYHTAVDISMSIERGLNFGYIHRYIQSFYERLNQTFPSANQSQA from the coding sequence TTGTTTAGTAGACATATTGAGACGGGGGAAGCCCTAGCCGATCAACAATTGCAAACCAGATATTATAAAACAACGAAAGATAAATTGTTTAGTCACATTTTAGATGATATAGCAAAAGATACGAAGATGACCCTGATTGGTGAGTCCAAAGATCGTGGGGAGATTTCCATTCAATATAATAGTGTGAGAAAGTCCTTTCTGGTTTTAACCATTATTTCAGTGCGGCCATACCATACGGCTGTGGATATTTCCATGAGCATCGAACGTGGTTTGAATTTCGGATACATTCACCGTTATATTCAATCATTCTATGAACGTTTAAATCAAACTTTCCCTTCGGCCAATCAATCACAAGCATGA
- the dnaI gene encoding primosomal protein DnaI, with the protein MKSIQSTIKELAGDRGLLQQYHTLYQKVLEDERMQTFLHDNPGTTTTMIQRSLPQVHEYLEGREACDHCPGLEHCPNVMKGYQPSMTIDKGSLSVSYHPCQLKRAAEQKRKQSQLIQSFYVPSDVLNATFQTIDKMDPGRQDALEAAGQFVSNYMQDPGRAKGLFIHGMFGVGKTYIMGAIMNALAMRAGVESLMVYTPDFFREIKGAIQQNNLDEKLSYIKDVPVLILDDIGAETMSPWVRDEVLGSILQYRMMQNLPTLYTSNSDYDELEEHLAYSNKSGTELVKAKRIMERLRHYTHAVKVSGNNRREQM; encoded by the coding sequence GTGAAATCAATCCAATCGACAATCAAAGAATTGGCCGGTGACAGAGGGTTATTACAACAATATCATACCTTGTATCAAAAAGTACTCGAGGATGAGCGCATGCAAACGTTTCTCCATGACAACCCTGGGACGACCACGACAATGATTCAACGCAGTCTTCCGCAAGTGCATGAATACCTAGAAGGGAGAGAGGCTTGTGACCATTGTCCGGGACTTGAGCATTGTCCGAATGTTATGAAAGGCTATCAGCCTTCAATGACGATTGATAAAGGCTCATTGTCTGTAAGTTACCATCCTTGTCAATTGAAACGCGCTGCTGAGCAAAAGCGGAAGCAGTCACAGTTGATTCAAAGTTTTTATGTACCTAGTGATGTACTCAATGCAACCTTCCAAACCATTGATAAAATGGACCCAGGACGCCAAGATGCGTTAGAGGCGGCGGGCCAATTTGTTTCTAACTATATGCAAGATCCTGGGCGAGCTAAAGGGCTTTTTATTCATGGAATGTTTGGTGTCGGTAAGACCTATATTATGGGTGCGATTATGAACGCACTAGCGATGAGGGCCGGCGTCGAATCCCTCATGGTCTATACGCCAGATTTCTTTCGGGAAATTAAAGGTGCAATTCAGCAAAACAATCTCGATGAAAAGCTCTCTTATATCAAAGATGTTCCTGTGCTTATATTAGATGATATCGGTGCGGAAACCATGTCTCCATGGGTACGAGATGAGGTTCTCGGTAGTATTTTGCAGTATCGAATGATGCAAAATTTACCAACGCTGTACACATCGAATTCCGATTATGACGAGTTAGAGGAACATTTGGCATACTCCAATAAAAGCGGAACGGAACTCGTGAAAGCAAAGCGTATTATGGAGCGACTCCGTCATTACACCCACGCGGTTAAAGTCAGCGGCAACAATCGAAGAGAACAAATGTAG
- a CDS encoding spore coat protein gives MSDLFQTCCNRCGSHPCSCSRQSQSSHNRWNALSGDPHPLENATGVNNFDQVATTGQSSDECIIIRDSADVNVHTTSTQAAVGIQLAVQVAVMVILEVSIGDSATEEHIINDLQQLTDIDQSNQQKTIIENSRDVDVTTTDTNLAVTAQIAVQVLVALLVTLDIL, from the coding sequence ATGAGTGATCTATTTCAAACGTGCTGTAACCGATGTGGAAGTCATCCTTGTAGTTGCTCTCGTCAATCACAATCGTCTCATAACCGGTGGAATGCTTTGAGCGGAGACCCTCATCCACTAGAAAATGCAACAGGAGTTAATAATTTCGACCAAGTTGCAACAACCGGGCAAAGTTCCGATGAGTGTATTATCATCAGAGATTCAGCGGATGTTAACGTGCACACCACATCAACTCAAGCAGCCGTTGGTATTCAATTAGCTGTCCAGGTCGCCGTCATGGTTATCTTGGAAGTATCCATCGGCGATAGTGCCACCGAGGAACACATCATCAACGATTTGCAGCAACTGACAGATATTGATCAAAGCAACCAACAAAAAACGATTATTGAAAACTCACGCGATGTTGACGTTACAACAACAGACACGAACTTGGCCGTCACGGCACAAATCGCTGTTCAAGTGCTTGTCGCCCTTCTAGTGACTTTAGATATTCTTTAA
- a CDS encoding replication initiation and membrane attachment family protein — protein sequence MHWKDLLPVDAYHVQSDGMIGEYELRTLYFLYQPLIGMRACALYTTLWQEVTMAHHLPEATHHHLMTMMDVDLKVLLSERQQLEAVGLLRVYQTESGSTRTFIYELVAPLTPAAFFTDGLLGHYLYNKLGEREFRRIEQTFLPEHHVDTHQYTNLTASFEQVFQSVSPSELQAPEASERFEQADWPDKSLADRVTNFEFDFEALYQHLSDVIISREAFTAEVKEAITKLAWIYMLEPEEMSGIIQKAFLHSGSIDIETLQREVRYYYKLETGEALPVLSQRRQPPDLRHMDDKQPQTEEEKQVKTLEQVSPHELLEYLSGGGKPPAADLKVVEEIMMEQKLPAGVVNVLIHYVMIANDRKLSKSYVEKIAGHWARKHIQSVPQAMSLARSEHQKYQQWRQGKKQGQGQSYRKNQRQAPVPKWMKEDNNTQQPTQDQNNNAKQRAEWLEQYLNNL from the coding sequence TTGCACTGGAAAGATCTATTACCTGTTGACGCTTATCATGTCCAGAGTGATGGCATGATTGGTGAATACGAATTGCGAACGTTATATTTCCTCTACCAACCGTTAATTGGCATGCGTGCGTGTGCATTATACACAACGCTTTGGCAGGAAGTTACAATGGCCCATCATTTACCTGAAGCCACTCACCATCATCTGATGACGATGATGGACGTTGACTTGAAGGTTTTGCTTTCTGAACGGCAACAACTCGAAGCGGTGGGCTTGTTAAGAGTCTACCAAACGGAGTCAGGAAGTACGCGTACGTTTATCTATGAACTGGTGGCTCCCCTAACACCCGCGGCATTTTTTACAGATGGACTATTAGGTCATTATTTATATAATAAGTTAGGTGAACGTGAGTTTCGTCGGATTGAACAAACATTTCTTCCGGAACATCACGTGGATACGCATCAATATACGAACTTAACGGCTTCATTTGAACAAGTCTTTCAGTCAGTGAGTCCGTCAGAACTGCAGGCACCAGAGGCTTCTGAACGTTTTGAGCAAGCTGACTGGCCCGATAAATCCTTGGCTGATCGGGTGACAAACTTCGAATTTGATTTTGAGGCGCTTTATCAGCATTTATCGGATGTTATTATTTCGCGTGAGGCTTTTACAGCAGAGGTTAAAGAAGCTATAACCAAACTGGCCTGGATTTATATGCTTGAACCAGAAGAGATGAGCGGTATTATTCAGAAAGCCTTTCTGCATTCAGGCTCCATTGATATTGAGACCTTACAAAGGGAAGTGCGTTATTATTACAAGTTAGAAACGGGAGAAGCATTGCCTGTTCTTAGCCAGCGGCGTCAACCGCCTGATCTGCGGCATATGGACGATAAACAACCGCAAACAGAAGAAGAAAAGCAGGTCAAGACCTTAGAACAAGTGTCTCCCCATGAGTTACTAGAATACTTGTCTGGTGGCGGCAAACCGCCGGCGGCTGATTTGAAAGTTGTTGAAGAGATTATGATGGAGCAAAAACTCCCAGCAGGCGTTGTCAATGTTTTGATTCATTATGTTATGATAGCCAATGATCGAAAACTATCAAAAAGCTATGTTGAAAAAATTGCCGGGCATTGGGCGCGTAAACACATTCAATCGGTCCCTCAGGCGATGAGTTTGGCGCGATCGGAGCATCAAAAGTATCAGCAATGGCGTCAAGGCAAAAAGCAGGGACAAGGACAGTCATATCGTAAGAACCAGCGCCAAGCCCCTGTACCTAAATGGATGAAAGAAGATAACAATACACAACAACCAACACAAGACCAAAATAATAATGCCAAACAACGCGCAGAATGGCTTGAACAATATCTAAACAATTTGTAG
- a CDS encoding DUF2325 domain-containing protein: MNQLKDYIAFLEALLTLETPIYSKHNEELEAKTVGDGDAKSKKKSDEINNGFLFERNLKGGYIPQLDTYVPEKVIRNLELTHGDRVKALPKKGAHFHFELIQKGEGDNPNRAEIKYCIIEKDGDLWVCNRTLSGESIHINDLPYTVHLKASEIKDFHLKEGDIVDIAYIVDNPNICKVVWKHDIEDDQYSSPLPSGSYKDKSKSNHFKREEHPKLKGKTLTLIGAINRFSTYRDRLSALGARVQAMDGNEDEKRIAALIRRSDLVFIIIPAVSHNGSTLAKKYCKLYNIRFSTIDTIGVSTVVSTAIDQAKRIESLF; the protein is encoded by the coding sequence ATGAATCAATTAAAAGATTACATTGCTTTCCTCGAAGCTTTATTGACGTTAGAAACTCCAATATATAGTAAGCATAATGAAGAGCTTGAAGCAAAAACTGTCGGAGATGGAGATGCCAAATCCAAAAAGAAAAGTGATGAAATAAATAATGGGTTTTTGTTTGAACGGAATTTAAAAGGAGGCTATATCCCCCAACTTGATACTTATGTTCCTGAAAAGGTTATTCGAAACTTAGAATTAACCCATGGAGATCGGGTTAAAGCTCTACCAAAAAAAGGGGCTCACTTTCATTTTGAATTAATTCAAAAGGGGGAAGGCGATAATCCTAACCGCGCAGAAATCAAATATTGTATTATTGAAAAGGATGGGGATTTATGGGTTTGCAATAGAACACTTTCTGGAGAAAGCATCCATATTAATGATCTTCCATATACCGTTCATCTTAAGGCATCAGAAATCAAGGATTTCCATTTAAAAGAAGGGGACATTGTAGACATAGCATATATTGTGGATAACCCTAATATTTGTAAGGTGGTTTGGAAACACGACATAGAAGATGATCAGTATTCATCTCCCCTTCCTTCTGGAAGTTACAAAGACAAGTCAAAATCAAATCACTTTAAAAGAGAGGAACATCCTAAGCTCAAAGGAAAAACTCTAACACTCATTGGTGCTATTAACCGTTTTTCAACTTATCGAGACCGTTTGTCGGCTTTAGGTGCAAGAGTACAGGCAATGGATGGAAACGAAGATGAGAAACGAATAGCTGCATTAATACGTCGTTCAGATCTTGTTTTTATTATTATTCCAGCTGTAAGCCATAATGGAAGCACATTAGCTAAGAAATACTGTAAATTATATAATATTCGATTTTCAACAATTGATACGATTGGCGTTAGTACTGTGGTTTCAACTGCCATAGACCAAGCTAAGCGCATTGAATCTCTTTTTTGA
- a CDS encoding DUF2642 domain-containing protein — protein sequence MPLNNQTRQRVLLTLLNQISQNLGNLNTNASNTTNSNISIDFPGIDVDVSLPDLNPSTPSTPSDPQPDTIREVLLNLLNQQVEVTLAFDTITGTLSSVQDDYVVIIEGDGSLVLVPINQIELVNEL from the coding sequence TTGCCACTAAATAACCAAACAAGACAGAGAGTTCTTTTGACGCTTCTTAATCAAATCTCTCAAAATTTAGGAAACCTCAATACCAATGCATCTAATACAACAAATTCAAATATTTCTATAGATTTTCCTGGCATTGATGTTGATGTTTCCTTACCTGATTTAAACCCGTCTACACCTTCTACACCATCAGATCCTCAACCTGATACGATTCGAGAGGTCCTTTTGAACCTGCTTAATCAACAGGTTGAGGTCACATTGGCTTTTGACACAATTACTGGAACATTGTCTAGTGTTCAGGATGATTATGTTGTCATTATTGAAGGTGACGGCTCTCTCGTGCTGGTACCAATCAATCAAATTGAACTCGTTAATGAACTTTAG
- a CDS encoding spore coat protein yields the protein MSSLFQTSCGRCGSQPCCCSRQETNNRWNALSGDPHPLDNATAFNNFDQVATTGQSSDECIVIRDSADINVQTTSTQAAVGIQLAVQVAVMVILEVSIADSVTEEQIINDLQQLTDIDQSNQQKTIIENSRDVNVTTTDTNLAVTAQIAVQVLVALLVTLDIL from the coding sequence ATGAGTAGTCTATTTCAAACGAGCTGTGGCCGTTGTGGAAGTCAACCTTGTTGTTGTTCCCGCCAGGAAACTAATAACCGTTGGAATGCTTTGAGTGGAGATCCTCATCCATTAGACAATGCGACAGCTTTTAATAATTTTGACCAAGTTGCAACAACCGGGCAAAGTTCCGATGAGTGTATTGTCATCAGGGATTCAGCAGATATCAACGTACAAACCACATCAACTCAAGCAGCCGTGGGTATTCAATTAGCTGTTCAAGTCGCTGTTATGGTCATTTTAGAAGTATCCATTGCCGATAGTGTCACCGAAGAACAAATTATTAATGATTTGCAGCAACTGACGGATATTGATCAAAGCAACCAGCAAAAAACGATTATTGAAAACTCACGCGATGTTAATGTTACAACGACTGACACGAACTTGGCCGTGACCGCACAAATTGCTGTTCAAGTGCTTGTCGCCCTTCTAGTTACCTTGGATATCCTTTAA
- the ytxC gene encoding sporulation protein YtxC: protein MSLSTQAEATALYTYFHQQLSSGFFLRLNGTTLQIAYDDEQLLPADRRLLITAFRDFIIETYEETWLLELMSEFFYYTDKDDQSHILEITQSIMSGKRPELPYVDVLPAREQLLEDALAGVIATETDFSFYSLKMFRLADYRNGLMRYTELAIDEYKLQQEYLSFIEKLRAIVQNYRPIHHTIYVEDNEPFVLYDDQLNVIHDEQNVRSLYPLLKQWGIEAEPSIVLSLISLAPKKIYVYTERQDDGVMRTLQSVFEERVVFDSLEKCPVLIK from the coding sequence GTGAGTCTTTCAACGCAGGCTGAGGCTACGGCTTTATATACATATTTTCATCAACAGTTATCCAGTGGATTTTTTTTGCGATTAAATGGGACAACGTTACAAATCGCTTATGATGATGAACAGTTACTGCCAGCAGACAGAAGATTATTAATCACGGCTTTTAGAGATTTTATCATAGAAACGTATGAAGAGACATGGTTGCTGGAATTAATGAGTGAGTTTTTTTATTATACGGATAAGGATGATCAAAGTCATATCTTGGAGATCACCCAATCAATCATGAGTGGTAAGCGTCCGGAATTACCTTATGTTGATGTGCTTCCGGCAAGAGAACAGTTGCTAGAGGATGCCTTAGCAGGGGTCATAGCAACCGAAACGGATTTCTCATTTTATTCATTAAAGATGTTCCGCCTAGCTGATTATCGCAACGGATTAATGCGCTACACTGAATTAGCGATTGATGAATACAAGCTTCAACAAGAGTATTTATCCTTTATTGAGAAATTGAGGGCCATCGTTCAAAACTATCGTCCGATTCATCACACGATCTATGTTGAAGACAATGAGCCATTTGTGCTTTATGATGATCAATTGAATGTGATTCACGATGAACAAAACGTCCGTTCATTATATCCGTTATTAAAACAGTGGGGGATTGAGGCTGAACCATCGATCGTATTGTCACTCATTAGTCTGGCACCGAAAAAAATTTACGTTTACACCGAACGCCAAGATGACGGTGTCATGCGAACGCTTCAAAGTGTTTTTGAAGAACGGGTCGTGTTCGACTCATTGGAGAAATGTCCGGTGCTTATAAAATAA
- a CDS encoding glycosyltransferase family 2 protein, whose protein sequence is MKDIHVFFLDYSSQSALEQALKSLELISDRIKGITVFEDGHSFKHHWQAFEHELDYRKIDRGDLGGTLNQYVQMLTSEYVLFFYDQDYLTPNIKNQPLILNRSQSVMTYSYNFHHTVIQRPFVAKTSVLKQNPFLSMHQLPFKEAVLPSWLLHFNPSEVTILKEICIKQAKKKMNANAFHKQQFLEKYSAKPLSSLPRIPSISVMISNFNMVQYVETAIASCVWQTDPVDQVLVIDDGSTDGSDSRIEKWTQDPKIKLLRKDNGGKARALNELLPYVQTEFVLELDADDWLDPDAFSIIKQYLSVLPDDSQVLYGNLKTWKQLSSGDVRFKSINKGRPVNDKKALLSYRFPLGPRIYRTSALKANGGFPIVEFQDGRLYEDVSILNDLIKRGPLYYQDFTVYNVREHDSSITKRNHSKWNDFIKYMN, encoded by the coding sequence GTGAAAGACATTCATGTTTTTTTTCTAGATTACTCTAGTCAATCCGCCTTAGAACAGGCTTTAAAGTCACTTGAATTGATCAGTGACCGTATAAAAGGTATCACCGTTTTTGAAGACGGGCATTCTTTCAAGCATCATTGGCAAGCTTTTGAACATGAATTGGACTATAGGAAGATTGATCGCGGAGATTTAGGAGGAACATTAAATCAATATGTGCAAATGTTGACGAGCGAGTATGTCCTATTTTTTTATGATCAAGACTATCTCACGCCTAATATAAAAAACCAACCCTTAATTTTAAATCGTTCTCAATCTGTCATGACTTATTCTTATAACTTCCATCATACCGTCATTCAACGGCCCTTTGTTGCTAAGACCTCAGTTCTTAAGCAAAATCCATTTTTATCCATGCACCAGCTACCTTTTAAAGAGGCTGTATTACCCTCTTGGTTATTGCATTTTAACCCTTCAGAAGTCACTATTTTAAAGGAAATCTGTATCAAACAAGCAAAAAAGAAGATGAACGCTAATGCGTTTCATAAGCAGCAATTTTTAGAAAAGTATAGTGCAAAACCGTTATCGTCCCTTCCAAGAATTCCTTCTATTTCTGTTATGATTTCTAATTTCAATATGGTTCAGTATGTCGAAACGGCGATCGCGTCTTGTGTTTGGCAGACTGACCCCGTCGATCAAGTATTGGTGATCGATGATGGTTCTACTGATGGTTCTGATTCCCGGATCGAAAAGTGGACACAAGATCCCAAAATAAAGTTGTTAAGAAAAGATAATGGAGGAAAGGCAAGAGCACTAAATGAGTTATTACCTTATGTTCAAACAGAATTTGTGTTGGAACTTGATGCAGATGATTGGCTTGACCCTGATGCTTTCTCAATCATAAAACAATATTTAAGTGTTCTGCCAGATGATAGTCAAGTGCTCTATGGGAATCTAAAAACTTGGAAACAATTGTCCTCCGGTGATGTAAGGTTTAAAAGTATTAACAAAGGTAGGCCCGTGAACGACAAGAAAGCATTACTTTCCTACCGTTTTCCTTTAGGGCCCCGAATTTATCGAACATCTGCTTTAAAGGCAAATGGAGGATTCCCTATTGTCGAATTTCAAGATGGTCGGCTTTATGAAGATGTTAGTATTCTTAACGATTTAATAAAAAGAGGCCCCTTATATTATCAGGATTTTACGGTTTATAACGTTCGAGAACATGATTCAAGTATTACAAAAAGAAATCATTCCAAATGGAATGATTTCATAAAATACATGAATTAA
- a CDS encoding sodium-dependent transporter gives MSQKQQWSSRLGFVLAAAGSAIGLGAIWKFPYVAGMSGGGAFLVLFILFTLLIGLPLLLGEFIIGRSTQEEAVTAYQTITPSSGWHWIGRLGIFTCFILLSFYSVIGGWILLYLFNTLTGQLMDNSANYAMAFQNIIAQPIATVGAQFVFIILTILVVSRGVQNGIEKANKYLMPALFILFLILIIRSLTLEGASEGLAFFLQPDFTNITSQGILYAMGQSFFALSVGVSVMVTYSSYLGKQENLPQSAGSIVGLNIIISLLAGLAIFPAVFSIGVEPAKGPGLLFIALPSVFAKVPLGTLFLIAFLALFLFATLTSAFSMLEVIVASLTKKQDHKRTTLTWIVGLAIFIVGIPSTLSYGVLSDVTILDKSIFDAADFLVSNILMPLGALLIAIFVPLKIKRETLWQEFTAGLTYGRRLFALWLFLIRYLAPIAIIIVFLDVLNII, from the coding sequence ATGAGTCAAAAACAACAATGGTCGTCACGATTAGGATTTGTTCTCGCAGCGGCCGGATCAGCCATTGGTCTAGGTGCCATTTGGAAATTCCCTTATGTCGCCGGCATGAGTGGGGGAGGCGCCTTTTTGGTTTTGTTCATTTTATTTACCCTATTGATTGGATTACCGCTATTATTAGGTGAGTTCATTATTGGACGCAGTACCCAAGAAGAAGCAGTCACAGCTTATCAAACCATTACGCCTTCATCGGGATGGCATTGGATTGGACGTCTGGGCATCTTCACGTGTTTTATCTTATTGTCCTTTTATAGTGTCATTGGTGGCTGGATTCTGCTTTATCTCTTTAATACTTTAACTGGTCAACTAATGGATAATAGCGCAAATTATGCGATGGCATTTCAAAATATCATTGCCCAACCTATTGCAACAGTCGGGGCTCAATTTGTCTTTATTATTTTGACCATTCTTGTCGTTTCGAGAGGCGTCCAAAACGGGATTGAGAAGGCTAATAAATACCTAATGCCGGCCTTATTTATCTTATTCCTTATTCTCATTATTCGCTCACTGACTTTAGAAGGAGCAAGTGAGGGATTAGCTTTCTTCCTCCAACCTGATTTCACTAATATCACCAGTCAGGGGATTCTATATGCTATGGGACAATCTTTCTTTGCCTTAAGTGTCGGAGTGTCTGTCATGGTGACGTATAGCTCATATCTAGGTAAACAAGAAAATCTGCCACAGTCAGCCGGATCAATTGTCGGCCTTAATATCATTATTTCGCTATTAGCGGGATTGGCTATTTTTCCTGCAGTTTTTTCGATTGGTGTCGAGCCCGCAAAAGGACCCGGGTTGTTATTTATCGCCTTGCCTTCAGTCTTCGCTAAGGTTCCATTGGGCACCCTGTTCTTAATTGCCTTCTTGGCATTATTTTTATTTGCAACTCTAACATCAGCATTTTCAATGCTTGAGGTGATCGTCGCCTCACTAACTAAAAAGCAGGATCATAAGCGAACAACATTGACTTGGATAGTCGGCCTTGCCATTTTCATCGTAGGTATTCCATCGACGTTATCGTATGGTGTGTTAAGCGATGTGACAATTTTGGACAAGTCGATCTTTGACGCGGCTGACTTTCTTGTCAGTAATATCTTAATGCCACTTGGCGCGTTGCTTATCGCCATCTTTGTACCGTTAAAGATTAAGCGTGAAACACTATGGCAGGAATTTACCGCAGGGTTAACTTATGGACGCCGATTATTTGCGCTTTGGCTGTTCCTCATACGTTACCTCGCCCCAATCGCGATCATTATTGTCTTTTTGGATGTTCTTAATATTATTTAA